From the genome of Miscanthus floridulus cultivar M001 chromosome 10, ASM1932011v1, whole genome shotgun sequence, one region includes:
- the LOC136486849 gene encoding disease resistance protein RGA5-like, giving the protein MEIMTGALGTLLPKLAKLLTDRYKLQRCLRGEIMFLKAELESMQAALEKVSDAPVTDNQVRIWARDVRELSYDIEDSIDRFMVCVDTDPSAPAELHGFRGFIQRSLKLLTTANTRHRIAKDIRGIKVLVREVASRRDRYSTDSSVSSIRSAATATVVDPRLIGLYEEARKLVGISGPQEELKMLMEPEATSLEDGLKVISIVGVGGLGKTTLANAVYQQLRGQFDCHAFVSVSLRPDLNRILSSILRQVSEQHYCSTETWPVEEIIDKIRLFLDDKRYIIILDDIWDISAWKHIKCALVHNCGSRIITTSRVLEVATSCCSEIDGTIYKLKPLSDDDSKKLFFKRIFGSENGCHSELKETSEKILKKCGGVPLAINTVASLLASKPRNINQWYNVHNSIGTGLDKSPSVENMRKVLSISYYGLPVHLKPCLLYLSIFPDDYNISKDQLIRRWISEGFIPGEDVVTLYELGGTYFNELINRSMIEPEYIDTHGSILTCRVHDMVLDLIASLSYEENFSTTIPSKQSTYFHKKMHRLSFQSNAEGQAIPKAIKLSHLRSLIVFPGSANLLPPLSSFHLLRVLDFEGCHDLESYQIDGLGNLFHLRSLVLKDTNIAKLPKEIGKLRCLQTLDLRKTSIGELPSTVVQLRQLVRLHVDKSVMLPSGFGAMKSLQVLSYIGVCKTPNLITELGNLNELRILHISLSGTRHMNCEKHLTDSLSNLEKLHELCILGGFLSKLSMWINSSLLCLNTLDMKLKTLTQEDFENLGSLWCLLDVRLMVLKIEPEKLVIGIDHEEFQSLVKFSFVSNAMRLLFAQKAMPRLENLELGFRVQETKDFDLGLENLSSLRYAMIRIDCGTSNACEVERADATIRKAAFVNPNHPRLDIFRHFEAVLIRDDRKLQVPDETRKTEEEAMVSKMGPWGGNGGDTCDIKVIPHHLESVIICSGTIIDALAFSYWDRNGHRHTTQFWGGILGNVQTIVLGTSEYLMEVSGTTGPFSDVSEVITSLKLVSNVRCYGPFGEPRGTRFCSRAKKNSSIVGFFGRSGNHLDAIGVYFHPI; this is encoded by the exons ATGGAGATCATGACCGGAGCGCTGGGCACCCTCCTTCCCAAGTTGGCCAAACTGCTGACGGATAGATACAAGCTTCAGCGATGCCTCAGGGGCGAGATCATGTTCCTGAAGGCAGAGCTGGAGAGCATGCAAGCAGCTCTTGAGAAGGTGTCAGATGCTCCGGTAACTGACAACCAGGTGAGGATCTGGGCCCGGGACGTGAGAGAGCTGTCCTACGACATCGAGGACAGCATCGACAGATTCATGGTGTGCGTTGACACTGATCCATCAGCACCAGCAGAGCTACATGGATTCAGGGGTTTCATTCAGAGGAGTTTGAAACTGCTGACGACTGCTAACACCCGCCATAGGATCGCCAAAGATATCAGAGGCATCAAGGTGCTCGTCAGGGAGGTGGCTTCAAGGCGCGATAGATACAGCACTGACAGCAGTGTCTCTTCCATCAGATCTGCCGCCACAGCGACAGTAGTTGATCCCCGTTTAATTGGTCTCTATGAAGAGGCTAGAAAACTTGTTGGCATCAGTGGCCCACAAGAAGAGCTAAAGATGCTGATGGAGCCAGAGGCCACATCATTGGAGGATGGCCTGAAAGTAATCTCCATTGTAGGAGTTGGTGGTTTGGGTAAGACAACACTTGCAAATGCTGTGTATCAACAGCTTAGGGGACAGTTTGACTGCCATGCTTTTGTATCAGTGTCTCTTAGACCTGATTTAAACAGGATTCTCAGCAGCATACTCCGTCAAGTTAGTGAACAACATTATTGCAGCACTGAAACGTGGCCTGTGGAGGAAATTATTGACAAAATCAGATTATTCCTTGATGATAAGAG GTACATTATTATCCTCGATGATATATGGGACATTTCAGCATGGAAACACATCAAGTGCGCATTAGTTCACAACTGTGGTAGTAGAATAATCACAACAAGCCGTGTACTAGAAGTTGCAACATCTTGCTGCTCAGAGATTGATGGTACCATATATAAACTAAAACCTCTTTCCGATGATGATTCAAAGAAGTTGTTCTTCAAGAGAATATTTGGGTCTGAAAATGGTTGTCACTCAGAACTGAAGGAAACATCGGAGAAAATTTTAAAGAAATGTGGTGGAGTTCCCTTAGCCATCAACACAGTAGCCAGCTTATTGGCAAGTAAACCAAGAAATATCAACCAATGGTACAATGTCCATAATTCTATTGGTACAGGACTTGATAAAAGCCCTAGTGTGGAGAATATGAGGAAGGTATTATCTATTAGTTATTATGGTTTACCTGTCCATCTAAAACCTTGCTTACTGTATCTAAGTATATTTCCAGATGATTACAATATATCAAAAGATCAATTGATACGTAGATGGATATCTGAGGGCTTTATACCAGGAGAAGATGTGGTTACCTTATATGAACTTGGTGGAACATATTTCAATGAACTCATTAATAGAAGCATGATAGAACCAGAATACATCGACACTCATGGCAGTATACTAACTTGTCGTGTGCATGATATGGTACTTGATCTCATTGCatctttgtcatatgaagaaaatttTTCGACCACAATACCTTCTAAGCAGTCAACATACTTTCACAAGAAAATGCATCGGTTATCCTTTCAAAGCAATGCAGAAGGACAAGCCATACCGAAGGCAATTAAGTTGTCTCATTTGAGGTCACTCATTGTCTTCCCTGGTTCTGCTAACTTACTGCCTCCTCTCTCAAGCTTCCATCTATTGCGAGTACTGGATTTTGAAGGCTGTCATGATTTAGAAAGTTATCAAATTGATGGTCTTGGCAATTTGTTTCATCTGAGGTCCCTAGTACTAAAGGATACAAATATTGCAAAACTCCCAAAAGAAATCGGTAAACTTCGTTGTCTGCAGACATTGGACTTAAGGAAAACTAGCATAGGTGAACTTCCATCAACAGTTGTTCAGCTAAGACAGCTAGTGCGACTGCACGTTGACAAGTCAGTGATGCTACCATCTGGGTTTGGGGCCATGAAATCTCTGCAGGTCCTATCATATATTGGTGTCTGCAAAACCCCGAACCTAATAACAGAGCTAGGTAACTTAAATGAACTGAGGATTCTCCACATTTCACTTAGTGGTACAAGGCATATGAATTGTGAGAAACATTTAACTGATTCATTGAGTAACCTGGAAAAACTCCATGAACTGTGCATTTTAGGTGGCTTCTTATCCAAATTGTCAATGTGGATAAATTCCTCTCTCTTATGCCTCAACACCTTAGACATGAAGCTCAAAACACTAACACAAGAAGATTTCGAAAATCTTGGGTCCTTGTGGTGTTTGCTTGATGTCCGTCTTATGGTGCTCAAAATTGAACCAGAAAAGTTGGTTATTGGAATTGATCATGAAGAATTCCAGTCTCTAGTTAAGTTCTCGTTTGTCAGTAATGCAATGAGGCTGCTATTTGCACAGAAAGCTATGCCAAGGCTTGAAAACCTTGAGCTTGGCTTTAGAGTTCAAGAGACTAAGGATTTTGATCTCGGCTTGGAGAACCTCTCTTCTCTGAGGTATgctatgataagaattgattgtgGGACTTCCAATGCATGTGAAGTAGAGCGAGCTGATGCTACTATTAGGAAGGCCGCATTTGTGAATCCGAATCACCCTAGACTTGATATATTCAGGCATTTTGAGGCTGTTTTGATACGGGATGATAGGAAGCTACAAGTCCCAGATGAAACAAGGAAAACAGAAGAAGAG GCTATGGTTTCAAAAATGGGCCCATGGGGTGGAAATGGTGGTGATACTTGCGACATCAAGGTGATACCACATCATTTGGAAAGTGTGATAATTTGTAGTGGTACAATTATCGACGCGCTTGCATTTTCTTACTGGGATAGAAACGGGCACCGGCACACAACACAATTTTGGGGTGGCATTCTTGGGAATGTCCAAACG ATCGTCCTTGGCACTTCAGAATATCTCATGGAAGTTTCTGGGACAACCGGCCCATTCAGTGATGTATCAGAGGTTATAACATCACTTAAGCTTGTGTCCAATGTACGTTGCTATGGGCCATTTGGGGAACCACGAGGTACTCGATTCTGCTCTAGAGCAAAGAAAAATAGTAGCATTGTTGGATTCTTTGGGCGCTCAGGGAACCACCTTGATGCAATTGGTGTCTACTTTCATCCCATCTGA